Proteins from a single region of Herpetosiphon gulosus:
- a CDS encoding ATP-binding protein encodes MQLRPKIRLPTLLIGVNLAVLIIAIVGIATVAIGLLLELGDDQGLARVRQGVAIAQNDVQRSGNEVLTTAQLLAERPTLARLLQTNDQRALADFLGQFQATSDLAGCAIYQDGQLLIAVGTEIPAMPTLDNRALLLDGALLGLAARVPLSTDPNMIVAVWIELDQQYQTELSNILSLPVAIVPQQRLQTPSDPLTETQAAALTNNTITDSYLREQHHYIASAPLLASTGQPIGVVSVTLPDTQIRNSAQRLSEVLLTIALVGGLLAFGLNLLVGRYVGWPLRRLTMAAAQIGRGDLTTPVAPAKGVEVGMLAGTLEDMRQRLRGLTADLQRQQAEANAILAGIVEGVFTVDRDRRIRYLNQQAASMLGITTEQALGRFCGDVLQPQLIDGLRPCEQACPIIHARFRGQAQATEHLQLLDGRRRTVIITSAGDAEQNHVQVMRDETDIETSRRLRDTILATISHEFRTPLSAQLASLELLLDQLPQLSTAQIRQLIVSLQRGALRLTYLIDNLLESARIEAGQLTIRRSEIALDGVVEAAVELMLPLIEQRRQQIEVDLPYPLPNVAGDATRLTQVFVNLLANASKFSPPDTTIAIGGEVTAEHLLMWVEDEGPGMPPSPSESPFRLFVRGRNEPEQSGAGLGLWIVQSIIERHNGRIHVPARSLGTRIVIELPRGTDEDFSR; translated from the coding sequence ATGCAGTTACGGCCTAAAATTCGCTTACCAACGCTGCTAATCGGCGTAAATTTGGCAGTGTTGATCATTGCCATCGTAGGCATTGCTACGGTGGCAATTGGTTTGTTATTGGAATTAGGCGATGATCAAGGCTTAGCACGGGTACGCCAAGGGGTGGCGATCGCCCAAAACGATGTGCAGCGCTCGGGCAACGAGGTATTAACCACCGCCCAACTGCTAGCCGAACGCCCAACCCTCGCTCGCTTACTGCAAACCAATGATCAACGTGCCTTAGCTGATTTTTTGGGCCAATTTCAAGCCACCAGCGATCTTGCAGGTTGTGCAATTTATCAAGATGGGCAGTTATTGATTGCGGTTGGCACTGAAATTCCAGCCATGCCTACGCTCGATAATCGCGCATTATTGCTTGATGGAGCTTTGTTGGGTTTAGCTGCGCGTGTGCCACTCTCCACCGATCCCAATATGATCGTTGCGGTCTGGATTGAGCTTGATCAGCAGTATCAAACTGAGTTATCAAATATTTTGAGTTTACCTGTGGCGATTGTGCCACAGCAACGCTTACAAACCCCCAGCGATCCCTTGACCGAAACCCAGGCCGCTGCTTTGACCAACAATACCATCACCGACAGCTACCTGCGCGAACAACATCACTACATCGCTAGTGCCCCATTATTGGCTAGCACCGGCCAGCCAATTGGCGTGGTCAGCGTAACCTTGCCTGATACCCAAATTCGTAATTCGGCCCAGCGGCTTAGCGAAGTGCTACTGACGATTGCCTTGGTTGGCGGACTTTTGGCATTTGGATTAAATTTGTTGGTTGGGCGCTATGTTGGCTGGCCATTGCGGCGTTTGACCATGGCCGCCGCTCAAATTGGGCGAGGCGACTTAACCACGCCAGTTGCCCCAGCCAAAGGCGTTGAAGTGGGCATGCTGGCGGGCACACTTGAAGATATGCGCCAGCGTTTGCGTGGCCTGACCGCCGATTTACAACGCCAACAAGCCGAGGCCAACGCGATTTTGGCTGGCATCGTCGAAGGCGTATTCACGGTTGATCGCGATCGGCGAATTCGCTATTTGAATCAACAAGCCGCCAGTATGCTTGGCATCACGACCGAGCAGGCGCTTGGCCGCTTTTGTGGCGACGTATTGCAACCGCAATTGATCGATGGCCTGCGTCCCTGCGAACAGGCTTGTCCAATTATCCATGCGCGATTTCGCGGCCAAGCTCAAGCAACCGAACATTTACAATTGCTTGATGGTCGTCGCCGCACAGTGATTATTACCAGCGCTGGCGATGCTGAGCAAAACCATGTGCAAGTGATGCGCGATGAAACCGATATTGAAACCTCGCGGCGCTTGCGTGACACGATTTTGGCCACGATCTCGCATGAATTTCGCACCCCGCTATCAGCCCAATTAGCCTCATTGGAATTGTTGCTTGATCAATTGCCGCAACTTTCGACCGCCCAGATTCGCCAATTAATCGTATCATTACAGCGCGGAGCCTTGCGATTAACCTATTTGATCGATAATTTATTGGAAAGTGCTCGCATCGAAGCGGGCCAATTGACGATTCGGCGCAGCGAAATTGCGCTTGATGGCGTGGTTGAGGCCGCCGTCGAATTGATGTTGCCCTTGATCGAACAGCGCCGTCAACAAATCGAGGTTGATTTGCCCTACCCGCTGCCGAATGTTGCTGGCGATGCCACCCGATTAACTCAAGTATTTGTTAATTTGTTGGCTAATGCTAGCAAATTCTCGCCGCCCGATACCACGATTGCGATTGGTGGCGAAGTAACCGCTGAGCATCTGCTAATGTGGGTCGAGGATGAAGGGCCGGGCATGCCGCCATCGCCCAGCGAATCGCCGTTTCGCTTGTTTGTGCGCGGGCGCAACGAGCCAGAGCAAAGCGGTGCAGGTTTGGGCTTGTGGATCGTTCAATCAATTATTGAGCGCCACAATGGCCGAATTCATGTGCCAGCCCGTAGCCTTGGCACGCGGATTGTGATTGAATTACCCAGAGGAACTGATGAAGATTTTAGTCGTTGA
- a CDS encoding sulfate ABC transporter permease subunit: MNWRKWLLISIVVGYMGILIIAPLGAIVFGAFREGAPAVLEALQHPHVLRSFGLTLIICLIVVAIHGIFGTLVAWVLVRHQFVGKALVNRLLDLPFAMSPVIVGFTLIVLFGRNGVLKPLTEAFDWQIAFALPGMILATLFVTLPFMVRELMPVLEAFGRKQEEAAATLGASGWQTFRLVTFPALRWAFLYGLGLTCARALGEFGAVLVISGGIQGRTETATVYIFRALDDRQYAGAYSAALLLGAISLVLVLVIDVFHRRSQKSVEHRA; the protein is encoded by the coding sequence ATGAACTGGCGCAAATGGCTGTTGATCAGCATTGTCGTAGGCTATATGGGCATTTTGATCATCGCCCCGCTGGGTGCAATTGTGTTTGGTGCGTTTCGCGAAGGTGCTCCGGCGGTGCTAGAGGCCTTGCAACACCCACATGTGTTACGCTCGTTTGGCCTCACCCTGATCATCTGTTTGATAGTGGTGGCGATTCACGGCATCTTTGGTACGCTGGTGGCTTGGGTACTAGTGCGACATCAATTTGTCGGCAAGGCCTTGGTTAATCGGTTGCTCGATTTGCCATTTGCTATGTCGCCAGTGATCGTCGGCTTCACCCTGATTGTGTTGTTTGGGCGCAACGGGGTGCTCAAGCCGCTGACCGAGGCATTTGATTGGCAGATTGCCTTTGCTTTGCCGGGCATGATTTTGGCAACCTTGTTTGTAACCTTGCCGTTTATGGTGCGCGAGTTGATGCCAGTACTAGAAGCATTTGGGCGCAAGCAGGAAGAAGCCGCCGCAACCTTAGGTGCAAGTGGTTGGCAAACCTTTCGCTTAGTCACATTTCCAGCCTTGCGTTGGGCCTTTTTATATGGTTTAGGCCTGACCTGTGCTCGCGCTTTGGGCGAATTTGGGGCAGTGCTGGTGATCAGCGGCGGGATTCAAGGACGCACTGAAACTGCCACAGTCTATATCTTTCGGGCACTCGATGACCGTCAGTATGCCGGAGCCTATAGTGCAGCCTTGCTACTTGGGGCAATCTCATTAGTGTTAGTATTAGTCATCGATGTGTTTCATCGGCGTTCGCAAAAAAGTGTAGAACATAGAGCATAG
- the cysT gene encoding sulfate ABC transporter permease subunit CysT, with amino-acid sequence MTTQTIERTAPRLPWGRWSIRGAALTYLAVFLVLPLIVVVVDGLGAGIASITSVVSSPIARHAIWLTIWTGLVMSLINAVMGLLTAFVLVRYEFLGKTLLNAVVDLPFAIPTLVTGVMLVILYGPQAAIGGWINQQLGWQVIFAPSGIILALLFTSFPFVVRSVQPVLINLDRSSEEAAATLGAPAWQIFWRVTLPALLPALVSGTLLSFARAIGEFGAIVVVAGNIPLRSQTAAVYVYGEIESGSQRDASAMSLVMLAIALGTMSFVDWLSRRREVQA; translated from the coding sequence ATGACAACCCAAACAATTGAACGCACGGCCCCACGTTTACCGTGGGGCCGTTGGAGTATCCGTGGCGCTGCCTTAACCTATTTGGCAGTGTTTTTGGTATTGCCGTTAATTGTGGTAGTCGTCGATGGGTTGGGCGCTGGCATTGCATCAATCACCAGCGTGGTTAGCTCGCCAATTGCTCGTCACGCAATTTGGCTGACGATTTGGACTGGCCTCGTGATGTCGTTGATCAATGCAGTCATGGGCTTACTAACAGCATTTGTCTTGGTGCGCTATGAATTTCTTGGTAAAACCTTGTTGAATGCAGTCGTTGATTTGCCGTTTGCCATTCCCACCTTGGTAACAGGCGTGATGCTGGTGATTTTGTATGGACCACAAGCAGCGATTGGTGGCTGGATCAATCAACAGTTGGGTTGGCAAGTGATTTTTGCGCCCTCAGGCATCATTTTGGCCTTGCTGTTTACCTCATTTCCATTTGTGGTGCGCTCGGTTCAACCAGTCTTGATCAACCTTGATCGTTCAAGCGAAGAGGCAGCCGCGACGCTTGGTGCACCTGCGTGGCAAATTTTTTGGCGCGTGACCTTGCCAGCCTTATTACCAGCCTTGGTTTCGGGCACATTGCTGAGTTTTGCGCGGGCCATTGGCGAATTTGGCGCGATTGTCGTGGTTGCTGGCAATATTCCGCTACGCTCGCAAACTGCCGCTGTTTATGTTTATGGCGAAATTGAATCGGGCAGTCAACGTGATGCCAGCGCCATGTCGTTGGTGATGTTGGCAATTGCCCTCGGCACAATGAGCTTTGTCGATTGGCTCAGTCGGCGGCGGGAGGTGCAAGCATGA
- a CDS encoding sulfate ABC transporter substrate-binding protein, producing the protein MKRLHFSLLSLLLVGLLAACGEASQTTTSNATVTTITLGAYTTPREAYAKLIPLFQAKWKTDTGGEVKFEESYQGSGAQSRAIVEGFEADIAALSLEADINRITNAGLITHDWKAGTHSGMVSTSIVVFAVREGNPKGIQDWADLAKPGVQILTPDPRTSGGAQWNILALYGAAKRGQITGVPANDDAAAQAFLASVLKNVVVFDKGARESITNFEKGVGDVAITYENEILVGQKGGQTYQMVIPTSTILIENPIALIDKSVEKHGNRQAVEAFIAFLHSREAQEVFAEFGLRSVDADVAKATAERYPAINDLFTINEFGGWSKATPEYFGDDGVYAKVLAQVQQ; encoded by the coding sequence ATGAAACGCTTGCATTTCAGTTTATTGAGCTTGTTATTGGTCGGATTATTGGCTGCTTGTGGCGAGGCCAGCCAAACTACCACCAGCAATGCCACGGTTACCACCATCACCTTGGGCGCGTACACCACGCCACGCGAAGCCTATGCCAAGCTGATTCCGCTGTTCCAAGCAAAATGGAAGACCGATACTGGCGGTGAAGTCAAATTTGAAGAATCATATCAAGGCTCAGGTGCCCAATCACGGGCAATCGTCGAAGGCTTCGAGGCCGATATTGCCGCGCTTTCACTCGAAGCTGATATTAATCGCATCACCAATGCAGGCCTGATCACCCACGATTGGAAAGCTGGCACGCACTCAGGTATGGTCAGTACCTCGATTGTGGTGTTCGCGGTGCGCGAAGGCAATCCCAAAGGCATTCAAGATTGGGCTGATTTGGCTAAGCCTGGTGTCCAAATTTTAACTCCTGACCCGCGCACCAGCGGCGGCGCACAATGGAATATTTTGGCGTTGTATGGGGCGGCCAAACGTGGCCAGATTACGGGAGTGCCCGCCAACGACGATGCTGCGGCTCAAGCTTTTTTGGCTAGTGTGCTCAAAAATGTCGTGGTATTTGATAAAGGTGCGCGTGAAAGTATCACCAACTTTGAAAAAGGGGTTGGCGATGTGGCAATCACCTATGAAAACGAAATTTTGGTTGGCCAAAAAGGCGGTCAAACCTATCAAATGGTTATTCCAACGTCAACCATTTTGATCGAAAACCCGATTGCCTTGATCGATAAATCAGTTGAAAAACATGGCAATCGCCAAGCAGTCGAAGCTTTTATCGCCTTCTTACATAGTCGTGAAGCGCAAGAAGTCTTTGCTGAATTTGGCTTGCGCTCGGTCGATGCCGATGTTGCCAAAGCCACTGCTGAGCGCTATCCCGCCATCAACGATCTATTTACAATCAACGAATTTGGTGGTTGGAGCAAAGCCACGCCTGAATACTTTGGCGATGATGGTGTGTATGCCAAAGTGTTAGCACAGGTGCAACAATGA
- a CDS encoding ATP-binding cassette domain-containing protein: MSIVLDQLTKRYEHHAVVNRVALQIHDGEFFVLLGPSGSGKSTILRMIAGLAPVDTGRIVLHGRDVTDLNPQARDVGFVFQNYALFEHMTVDENVEFALRIRKVERKQRTERRDQLLDLVGLAGLGKRLPRQLSGGQQQRVALARALAHNPAVLLLDEPFGALDAKIRTDLRRNLRSIQRELGITTIFVTHDQEEAFELADRLGVMNMGRLLEVGTPNELYQRPQTEFVATFLGSANVLLGQCNDIGVQVGSMTFPLQTSSTAEHHPAVQVVIRPEDVVLARTEAALRCPALGQATVETQTFVGAFERIRLRLPALPDVHSIAPVRPFGEHAILIDALRNPDKAHNLPIQSGDQLWIGVRRLHALSQRGLNVLMLADSQPVAETALNIGGNLARLAHARATVVARDGSEASLRARIQAVREQLGAGLPHLQTRLSTASLIETVRKETEHEPCDIVVLGTEARNAERDATQLLSVAQQHVLLVPPSAKPCNKALICVSDGEPSKEDVAFAGRLLGSVGASATLVSVATHSNDIERLERFLQTSAASLRRHEVVTETKMLVGNVAQTINAEIKCGGYDLVIVGAPLGAYSSNYDLGSVVGPLLSQISVPVLIIRSSYLQPMPERLALNVLETVA, from the coding sequence ATGTCGATTGTGCTTGATCAACTGACCAAACGCTATGAACATCATGCGGTGGTTAATCGGGTGGCGCTACAAATTCACGATGGTGAGTTTTTTGTGCTGCTAGGGCCGAGTGGTAGCGGCAAAAGCACGATTTTGCGCATGATCGCGGGCTTGGCTCCGGTCGATACAGGCCGGATTGTGCTACATGGTCGTGATGTAACTGATTTGAACCCTCAAGCCCGTGATGTGGGCTTTGTTTTTCAAAATTATGCGTTGTTTGAACATATGACCGTGGACGAGAACGTTGAGTTTGCTTTGCGGATTCGCAAGGTTGAGCGCAAGCAACGCACTGAACGCCGCGATCAATTATTGGATTTGGTTGGTTTAGCTGGCTTGGGCAAGCGTTTGCCGCGCCAACTTTCGGGCGGCCAACAACAACGGGTCGCTTTAGCCCGCGCCTTGGCTCATAATCCGGCAGTGTTATTGCTCGACGAGCCGTTTGGGGCACTCGATGCCAAAATTCGCACCGATTTACGGCGTAATTTGCGCAGCATTCAACGTGAATTAGGCATTACCACAATTTTTGTGACCCACGATCAAGAAGAAGCCTTTGAATTGGCCGATCGTTTAGGCGTGATGAATATGGGGCGTTTGCTCGAAGTTGGCACGCCGAATGAGCTGTATCAACGCCCGCAAACCGAGTTTGTTGCGACCTTCCTTGGCAGCGCCAACGTGTTGCTTGGCCAGTGCAACGATATTGGGGTGCAAGTTGGTTCGATGACCTTTCCGCTGCAAACCTCCAGTACTGCCGAGCATCATCCTGCTGTGCAGGTGGTTATTCGGCCTGAAGACGTGGTTTTGGCCCGAACCGAGGCCGCTTTGCGTTGCCCAGCTTTAGGTCAGGCTACGGTCGAAACCCAAACCTTTGTGGGAGCATTTGAACGAATTCGCCTACGATTGCCAGCCCTGCCCGATGTGCATTCGATTGCGCCAGTGCGGCCATTCGGTGAGCATGCCATTTTGATCGATGCCCTGCGCAACCCCGACAAAGCCCATAATTTGCCAATTCAGAGTGGCGACCAATTATGGATTGGCGTGCGGCGGTTGCATGCGCTCAGCCAACGGGGCCTGAATGTGCTGATGCTTGCCGATAGCCAGCCTGTGGCTGAAACTGCTTTGAATATTGGCGGTAATTTGGCTCGCCTCGCCCATGCGCGGGCGACGGTGGTTGCACGTGATGGCAGCGAAGCAAGCTTGCGTGCCCGAATTCAAGCGGTGCGCGAACAACTTGGGGCGGGCTTGCCGCATCTGCAAACCCGTTTATCGACCGCCAGTTTGATTGAAACTGTGCGCAAGGAAACCGAACACGAGCCATGCGATATTGTGGTTTTGGGCACTGAAGCCCGCAACGCTGAGCGCGATGCAACCCAACTTCTGAGCGTGGCCCAACAACATGTATTGCTCGTGCCACCAAGCGCCAAACCCTGTAACAAAGCTTTAATTTGTGTCAGCGATGGCGAACCAAGCAAAGAAGATGTAGCCTTTGCTGGGCGTTTGTTGGGTTCGGTTGGAGCCAGTGCCACTTTAGTTTCGGTGGCAACCCATAGCAACGATATTGAACGCCTAGAGCGCTTTTTACAAACCAGTGCGGCCAGCTTACGCCGCCATGAAGTTGTGACCGAAACCAAAATGCTGGTTGGCAATGTAGCCCAAACCATCAACGCCGAGATCAAATGCGGGGGCTATGATCTGGTGATTGTGGGTGCGCCGCTGGGAGCCTACAGCAGCAACTACGACCTTGGCAGTGTGGTTGGCCCATTGTTGAGCCAAATCAGCGTGCCAGTGTTAATTATTCGTTCAAGTTATCTTCAGCCAATGCCTGAACGGCTGGCTTTGAATGTTTTGGAGACAGTGGCATGA
- a CDS encoding DinB family protein: MIDFGPLKEGKQTLGELGASLSKQDLWDATDEMIGDLLGLLTDAVDADIVFVPSDPKANDPGASEEEKAMAWTFGHLICHVTSSNEEAALTALAMASGILPNERLRYETPWRDLQTLEQARQRLEESRRMCLSMLDAWPDQPHLEISKVLYEAWGPLNAHGRYFLGLKHLNDHVEQFHEVMRQAKAARS, encoded by the coding sequence ATGATCGATTTTGGGCCGTTGAAGGAAGGTAAACAAACGTTAGGCGAGCTTGGGGCCAGCTTGAGCAAGCAAGATCTATGGGATGCAACCGATGAGATGATCGGCGACTTGCTCGGTTTATTAACTGATGCGGTTGATGCAGATATCGTTTTCGTGCCATCCGATCCCAAGGCTAATGATCCTGGGGCTTCTGAGGAAGAAAAAGCTATGGCTTGGACATTTGGCCATTTGATTTGTCATGTGACTTCGAGCAACGAAGAGGCCGCCTTGACCGCCTTGGCCATGGCTTCGGGCATTTTGCCCAATGAACGGTTGCGCTATGAAACCCCATGGCGAGATTTACAAACCCTTGAGCAAGCCCGTCAACGCCTTGAAGAAAGCCGCCGGATGTGCCTGAGCATGCTCGATGCCTGGCCCGACCAACCCCACCTCGAAATTAGCAAAGTGTTGTACGAAGCCTGGGGGCCGCTGAACGCCCATGGTCGCTACTTCCTTGGGTTGAAGCATTTAAATGATCATGTTGAGCAATTTCACGAAGTAATGCGCCAAGCCAAAGCCGCCCGTAGCTAA
- a CDS encoding glycosyltransferase family 2 protein, with amino-acid sequence MDSQPDLSIVFPAYNEAENIEASILDAIQVLNSLGLNGEIVVVNDGSHDHTASVVRDVATRHQQVHLINHEMNQGYGAAVWTGLTNATGKLVFFCDADRQFDLAELEKLVARRHHAPLVVGYRAPRRDPFLRRLNGWGWSHLVTLLFGYTARDIDCAFKMLDQRVIDILRQQVQSRGATFSAELLVRAKRAGFQIAEVAIVGHRPRVAGNPTGAKLSVIIRAFRELLQLYRVLNRERRTTKPATL; translated from the coding sequence ATGGATTCGCAGCCCGATCTTTCGATTGTTTTTCCGGCCTATAACGAGGCCGAAAATATTGAAGCTAGCATTCTCGATGCCATTCAAGTGCTCAATAGCCTTGGCCTGAACGGCGAGATTGTGGTGGTCAATGATGGTAGCCACGATCACACTGCCAGTGTTGTGCGCGATGTGGCAACCCGCCATCAGCAGGTGCATTTAATCAACCACGAAATGAATCAAGGCTATGGTGCTGCAGTTTGGACAGGCCTAACCAACGCCACTGGCAAATTGGTCTTTTTCTGCGATGCTGATCGTCAATTTGATTTGGCTGAATTAGAAAAATTAGTAGCGCGGCGGCATCATGCGCCCTTGGTGGTGGGCTATCGTGCACCGCGCCGCGATCCATTTTTACGGCGCTTGAATGGTTGGGGCTGGAGCCATTTGGTGACGCTGTTGTTTGGCTACACCGCTCGCGACATCGATTGTGCCTTCAAAATGCTTGATCAACGGGTGATCGATATATTGCGTCAACAAGTGCAATCACGTGGGGCGACCTTTAGCGCCGAATTATTGGTGCGAGCCAAACGTGCAGGCTTTCAGATTGCCGAAGTGGCGATTGTTGGCCATCGCCCACGGGTCGCAGGCAACCCAACCGGAGCCAAATTGAGCGTGATTATTCGCGCCTTTCGTGAATTATTGCAACTTTATCGTGTGCTCAATCGTGAGCGTCGCACAACCAAGCCCGCCACACTTTAA
- a CDS encoding GtrA family protein codes for MTISMAENQQRWWRFALVGLSGTLVDVLVLSMLKMLGWATILANIVSYSVGIINNFWWNRRWTFASNNPDWLPQFLRFGAISLSALVINTLIVAVTEAPLNDLWQSHGYVLAKGVATMVGFAWNFSLNRIWTFNLEHEVVA; via the coding sequence ATGACTATTTCAATGGCTGAAAATCAACAACGTTGGTGGCGTTTTGCCCTAGTGGGCCTCAGCGGAACCTTGGTCGATGTGCTAGTGCTGAGTATGCTCAAAATGCTGGGTTGGGCCACAATTCTGGCCAACATCGTTTCCTACAGCGTCGGCATCATCAATAACTTTTGGTGGAATCGCCGTTGGACGTTTGCCAGCAACAATCCTGACTGGTTGCCACAGTTTTTACGCTTTGGCGCGATTAGCCTAAGCGCCTTGGTGATCAATACCTTAATCGTAGCCGTAACTGAAGCTCCACTCAACGATCTTTGGCAGAGCCATGGCTATGTGCTGGCCAAGGGAGTGGCGACGATGGTTGGTTTTGCCTGGAATTTTAGTTTGAATCGCATTTGGACATTTAATCTTGAACATGAGGTGGTCGCATGA
- a CDS encoding glycosyltransferase family 39 protein, with amino-acid sequence MSASTTTSNLRRPLAWRIAQLTRSQALVLLSLILLFAGWLRLHNFDAVAEGNTYYTAATVAMTQSWHNFFFAAAEPGGSVTIDKPALGLWIQAIFGKLFGVSGTVVVLPQVLAGLATIGLLYWIVARRWGRSAGLLAAAIQAISPISIAVERTNNLDALLIVTLVGAMALFLVATERTSTKYLLLAGAVVGLGFNIKMLQAFLPLPAFYAMYFFAAKTGWWRKIWQLGLTTLVLLTVSFSWAIAVDLVPASERPYIGSSDTNSVVNLILGYNGVERLTGREGQGMGGAGAPTDDRQRSNATDGNAQMPAIPNGNAQTPPNGMTDAGMRGQFGGGGPGMDSGESGLLRMFSSPMNTNIGWLLGAALLAVVGLATYYIKQSRWPDADVWAWAGWLITAFVVLSFAGFSHGYYSATIAPAIAGTLAIGITVWRRSTSKIVGLWLIGLVAAALVVQVIAAQPSVSGWLIPAIAIGLALVAIGLAFRTSWRVAATAVGIAAILLIPSEWAYKTSAMEQMNSTLPSAAAPTANANGFATGFGSNRNRSDSSSTSALATYLQERTSDTYYMLAVPSSMMGSSLVIETGRPVLMMGGFSGSDPVVDADDIAQLVADGKLRYIMTGGMGGGSRGGSSTVQTWIQQNCRVVTDAPSSQVGFDLPNGQMPTANQNSQAAPTNGNAGGAQFAQNNSSLYRCGE; translated from the coding sequence ATGAGTGCATCAACCACAACGAGCAATCTGCGCCGCCCATTGGCATGGCGCATTGCCCAATTAACTCGTAGTCAAGCCTTAGTGCTGTTGAGCCTAATTTTGCTGTTTGCTGGCTGGTTGCGTTTGCATAATTTCGATGCTGTGGCCGAGGGCAATACCTACTACACCGCTGCTACCGTCGCCATGACTCAATCGTGGCATAATTTCTTCTTTGCGGCGGCTGAGCCTGGTGGCTCGGTCACAATCGACAAGCCAGCCTTGGGTTTATGGATTCAAGCGATTTTTGGCAAGTTGTTTGGGGTCAGTGGCACAGTGGTAGTGCTGCCGCAGGTTTTGGCTGGCTTAGCCACAATTGGTTTGCTCTATTGGATTGTGGCGCGGCGCTGGGGACGGTCGGCAGGCTTATTGGCGGCAGCGATTCAGGCGATCAGCCCAATTAGCATTGCCGTTGAACGCACCAATAATCTTGATGCGTTGTTGATTGTGACCTTGGTTGGGGCGATGGCCTTGTTTTTGGTGGCGACCGAGCGCACCAGCACTAAATATTTGTTGTTGGCTGGCGCAGTGGTTGGTCTCGGCTTTAATATCAAAATGCTGCAGGCCTTTTTACCCTTGCCCGCCTTTTATGCGATGTACTTTTTTGCGGCCAAAACTGGCTGGTGGCGCAAGATTTGGCAACTTGGCTTGACCACCCTTGTGCTGTTAACGGTCAGCTTTTCGTGGGCAATTGCGGTTGATCTGGTTCCAGCCAGCGAACGGCCCTACATCGGCAGCAGCGACACCAACTCAGTTGTCAACTTGATTTTGGGCTATAACGGAGTTGAGCGCTTGACTGGACGCGAAGGCCAAGGCATGGGCGGCGCAGGTGCTCCAACTGATGATCGCCAGCGCTCCAATGCAACCGATGGCAATGCTCAAATGCCTGCCATTCCCAATGGCAATGCCCAAACTCCACCAAATGGTATGACCGACGCAGGCATGCGTGGTCAATTTGGCGGCGGTGGCCCAGGCATGGATAGTGGCGAATCGGGCTTATTGCGCATGTTCAGCTCACCGATGAATACCAATATTGGCTGGTTGCTGGGAGCGGCACTCTTGGCCGTGGTTGGCTTAGCTACCTATTACATCAAGCAAAGCCGTTGGCCTGATGCCGATGTTTGGGCTTGGGCGGGTTGGTTGATTACGGCTTTTGTGGTGCTGAGTTTTGCGGGCTTTTCGCATGGCTACTACAGTGCTACGATTGCGCCGGCGATTGCGGGAACACTGGCAATTGGCATCACGGTTTGGCGACGTAGCACCAGCAAGATCGTTGGTTTATGGCTCATTGGTTTGGTTGCAGCCGCCTTGGTGGTGCAGGTGATCGCCGCTCAGCCCAGCGTCAGCGGTTGGCTCATTCCGGCGATTGCAATTGGTTTGGCGTTGGTGGCGATTGGCTTGGCGTTTCGCACCTCGTGGCGGGTGGCAGCAACGGCGGTTGGCATTGCCGCGATTCTGCTCATTCCGAGTGAATGGGCCTACAAAACCTCGGCCATGGAGCAAATGAATAGCACCTTGCCCAGCGCCGCTGCTCCAACCGCCAATGCCAATGGTTTTGCGACTGGCTTTGGCAGTAATCGCAACCGCTCAGATAGCAGCAGCACCAGCGCCTTAGCGACCTATCTGCAAGAGCGCACTAGCGACACCTACTATATGCTCGCCGTACCAAGCTCGATGATGGGTTCGTCGTTGGTGATCGAAACTGGACGACCTGTTTTGATGATGGGCGGTTTTTCTGGCAGTGATCCGGTGGTTGATGCCGATGATATTGCGCAGTTGGTGGCCGACGGCAAATTACGCTACATCATGACTGGCGGTATGGGCGGTGGTAGCCGTGGTGGTA